CTGTGATATGAATGTACTATTATTAAAGTGTCTCACCATCCAACCTCCTGTATATGTGTTATAAGAACTGGATACCAGATTTCAAAATGGCACCCAGGTACTTGAAGAGAACTACTCTTCAAgtgcataaaacaaaaaaaaagcgtCTGACTTCTGGGTCTGCCTCTGCATTGTGtgaccagctctacacacacagtcctgctCGGCCCACAGACTTTACACTAAGAGATCACATCCTTCTCAAGGCTCTGGGACTGATGAAACATTCATAATGTCATATCAAGCAAAATAACTATGTCGTTAACTGAAGGTTAGCGAGCTGGTTTGTGAGCTTTCTTCAATTAAACTCTGTTGAATTAAATGATACACACTAGCCCTGCAAGCTGAGTAAATATGTCATAAAGACACAGACTATTTTCACCGCGGTGGTGTGACCAGGCCTTAattctgaaaatgtgtttttgttcctctCAAGTCATTTCACTGTTCACCAAAAGTGATttgaaaatagttttgttttcctgcattGTTGTGAACGGCTGCTGTGCATTGTGGCATCTTTGTTCAGTAGGCAACGGGAGTATAGTTTCTGCATTAATCAGCATCAAAATGTAATTCTAAAAATACTTTAGACatgttgaaaaagaaaaaagtgttgCTTGAGCATTAAAAGAGTCTTATTCCCCAGCAGTGTTCAAAAAAAGACCTGAAAAGCAACTATTCCTCAAAGGAGACTATCAATCCGGGAGCTGGGGTCACCTAATGAGTCTCCAAGGTCAAAAAGCTGGTCCAGGTTGACAGTGGAGCTACAGAGGAAATCACTGCGGGCTTGTTCCTCTTCTTCAGGCCAGGGGCTCTCCAGGAAGGCTGTTGCTAGGAAGGTCTCCTCATCAAGGTCTGACACATCATTACTCCTTTGCGTCTCCACCAACACGTGGATGTCCGCTGTCCCTGCAGGGGCTTCAATAGGTGAGATGTGGGTCCCCCGCACTGTCAGGTCCTCGTCTTTCATGATGGGGCTCAGAGGTTCCCCTTCCTCCAGACTGAGCTCCCCACTAAGGGCTGAGTCCAGCAGGGCATCCCAGTCAAAGTCCCCCTTCAGAGGTCCAATCTCCTTCTGTTCGTCCATAGATAGCAGTGGTGAGCTGGACCGCCGAGGGGCTTTGGTGGCACCATTTCTGGAGCCCAGTTTCCTCTTGTGCCCATTTCTTCCTCTGACTACTGGCCACGATCCCAGCATGGTCCCCTCAGCAAGATGGGGGTCCCAGTTCTGATCTGCCCCTGTTGCCTCTTCAAACTCCCTTAGGAGCCTCTGGGATTCTGGATTGACATTGAGGCCAATCGGACCTACTGTAGGGCTGCAGGGGCTTCTGGACTGGGACTGGAGGTTGACCATGAGCCTGTTCTGCAGGGCTGGGTTAATCTGCACTGGGGGCATTCTTCTCTTCTTGTAGGCGCCACTCAGGAGGCGCTCAGCATATTGTGGGTCAATCTTCCAGAAACCGCCCTTCCCTGGTTCGTCCTTCTGCCGTGGCACCTTGATGAAGCACTTGTTGAGCGACAGGTTGTGTCGGATTGAGTTCTGAAATTAAAGATGCATATTTTCACATGCCAACTTTTTGACACCACCTTAAAGAAACAGTTTGCCACTTTCTCTCTGTGAGTTAATGGAAACTAGAAGCCAGTAAGCTGAGCTTagcacttgaaaaaaaaatgaacacaaatgcctcccaccacctccaccaaCTTATCttcatgaaatattttgttctatataaaacaatattagAAAAACAGGTCATGATTTGTGTGAGGAACCTAGAGACAGTTTATAATGTACTACAATTAAAGCACTTGTCCAAACATCAAATCCTCATAGTGAAAAGTTGAACATCCTACATGAAGAAGACACGTGTGTTACTTTGGCTCTAGTTATcctgagctttagaggtgctggtaaGTGGATTTGAATATTTTGGTCTGAGCCAGGCTAGCATGGagtctttatgctaaaccaAAGgtttctcatctaactctcaaaTTAACATATTTCCCCAAGTTGCCAAACTGTTCCTTTAGACAAGTTGTAATTTATATGTAAGGCAGGAAGTACAGATGGCAGACCATGATCCACGATACATCACATTCATGCACTGTGTACCCTTCCCCACCCCCCTTCCCCCACTGAAATCTAAATAGAGCAGTGACCCACTGACCTTTGTTAAATA
This genomic window from Mastacembelus armatus chromosome 8, fMasArm1.2, whole genome shotgun sequence contains:
- the foxj1a gene encoding forkhead box protein J1-A — its product is MLSLSCADPWPEGSVGLEEEVVTAAAQAEERDGVSNNSSISSCCSSVNLDDSLTSLQWLQEFSILGANVPQQAHHQPHLLGHQQLGSDSPASPLAGDPASIGMPLTPGKPTAAAYSRIQSLPGIVAHGHCPDEVDYKTNAHIKPPYSYATLICMAMQASKKSKITLSCIYKWITDNFCYYRHADPTWQNSIRHNLSLNKCFIKVPRQKDEPGKGGFWKIDPQYAERLLSGAYKKRRMPPVQINPALQNRLMVNLQSQSRSPCSPTVGPIGLNVNPESQRLLREFEEATGADQNWDPHLAEGTMLGSWPVVRGRNGHKRKLGSRNGATKAPRRSSSPLLSMDEQKEIGPLKGDFDWDALLDSALSGELSLEEGEPLSPIMKDEDLTVRGTHISPIEAPAGTADIHVLVETQRSNDVSDLDEETFLATAFLESPWPEEEEQARSDFLCSSTVNLDQLFDLGDSLGDPSSRIDSLL